A DNA window from Luteolibacter luteus contains the following coding sequences:
- a CDS encoding dihydrodipicolinate synthase family protein encodes MSLETRHAAKRFRRKTTGYAACLLPFEADGSIARGAFEAAVARTTEAGLGCAVNMDTGYANYLTATERSEILGLTQGVIAGRRDFVAGVFVEGLEGDLVDLYRRQMDEIVSYGGTPILFQTTRFHAWAPAEIVDLYAKVCEGHESVFGFELGRMFAPNGMIYDEETIRGLMTIPALKGIKHSSLDRGKELRRLEIRDEVRPGFMIFTGNDLGIDMTEYGSDYLLGLAAFCPEKFALRDTYWQEGDERYAELTDALQYLGNVGFRAPVPAYKHSCAVFQHLLGRIPTSEPHRLCPRRPDWEAGIMQDCAKRLGYDV; translated from the coding sequence ATGTCTCTGGAAACCCGCCACGCTGCCAAGCGCTTTCGTCGCAAGACCACTGGATATGCTGCCTGTTTGCTGCCTTTTGAAGCGGATGGCTCGATTGCCCGCGGGGCTTTTGAAGCGGCGGTGGCCAGGACGACGGAGGCGGGCTTGGGCTGCGCGGTGAACATGGACACCGGCTATGCAAACTATCTGACCGCTACGGAACGCAGCGAGATCCTAGGCCTGACTCAGGGCGTGATCGCCGGTCGCCGTGACTTCGTGGCCGGGGTTTTCGTCGAGGGCTTGGAAGGGGATCTGGTGGATCTCTACCGCCGCCAGATGGATGAGATCGTCTCCTACGGCGGCACGCCCATCCTGTTCCAGACCACCCGCTTCCACGCATGGGCACCCGCTGAAATCGTAGATCTCTACGCCAAGGTCTGCGAGGGCCACGAGTCGGTGTTCGGCTTCGAGCTGGGCAGGATGTTTGCTCCGAATGGCATGATCTATGACGAGGAGACGATCCGCGGGCTGATGACGATTCCCGCGCTGAAGGGGATCAAGCATTCCTCGCTCGACCGGGGGAAGGAGCTGCGCCGCTTGGAAATCCGCGATGAAGTCCGCCCGGGGTTCATGATTTTCACCGGCAACGATCTCGGGATCGACATGACCGAATACGGCTCCGATTACCTGCTGGGCCTCGCCGCGTTCTGCCCGGAGAAGTTCGCGCTGCGCGACACGTATTGGCAGGAGGGAGATGAGCGCTATGCCGAACTGACCGACGCCCTGCAGTATCTCGGGAATGTCGGCTTCCGTGCACCGGTGCCTGCTTACAAGCATAGCTGCGCGGTTTTCCAGCATCTCCTCGGACGGATCCCGACCTCCGAGCCGCACCGTCTCTGTCCGCGCCGCCCGGATTGGGAAGCCGGAATCATGCAAGACTGCGCGAAGCGTCTCGGCTACGACGTATGA
- a CDS encoding LacI family DNA-binding transcriptional regulator, whose product MPTIDDIARELGISSATVSRALNGSRLVSVEVRQKVEGAAQKLGYEKRQIRRHRGRAILSVKLVLPRHAEPERALFYDFAALIEGLRRGFTLCGLNLLCEVNSWDFEPYPHKKGGDIDAFVFAFQRPSQQALRSLREHGTPFVILNRSIPGLPCVGSDHAGGMLDLLDHLRSKMADIRPRFVSIEGIGQVHEERLDGFEQACRRRGITFDRSKDAVVFPDISSIQTAGVAAAAKGANALVCVNDIVGTVILSELDRLGIDVPSQMAVTGFDDSPVRRLSRPLLTTVSLPVEELARYAATRLQAEIIENEAPAALLRVAGHLIPGESTP is encoded by the coding sequence ATGCCGACCATTGATGACATCGCCCGTGAATTGGGCATCTCCTCCGCCACCGTATCCCGTGCGCTGAATGGCTCCCGGCTGGTCAGCGTCGAGGTGCGTCAGAAGGTGGAGGGAGCAGCGCAAAAACTTGGCTACGAAAAACGCCAGATCCGCCGGCATCGCGGACGGGCGATCCTTAGCGTGAAGCTGGTCCTGCCCCGTCACGCGGAGCCGGAGCGCGCGCTGTTCTATGACTTCGCCGCCTTGATCGAGGGCTTGCGCCGCGGTTTCACGCTGTGCGGTCTGAACCTGCTTTGCGAGGTGAATTCATGGGACTTCGAGCCCTACCCGCACAAGAAGGGTGGGGACATCGATGCCTTCGTCTTCGCGTTCCAACGTCCGAGCCAGCAGGCGCTCAGAAGCCTGCGCGAGCACGGGACACCTTTCGTGATTCTGAACCGCTCGATCCCGGGCTTGCCCTGTGTGGGCTCAGATCATGCAGGCGGGATGCTGGATCTGCTCGATCATCTGCGCTCGAAAATGGCGGACATCCGCCCGCGCTTTGTCTCTATCGAAGGGATCGGCCAGGTTCATGAAGAGCGTCTCGATGGCTTCGAGCAGGCTTGCCGCCGCCGCGGTATCACCTTCGACCGCTCAAAGGACGCCGTGGTCTTTCCGGACATCTCCTCGATTCAAACTGCAGGCGTCGCTGCGGCGGCAAAGGGTGCCAATGCTCTGGTATGCGTAAACGATATCGTTGGCACTGTCATCCTCAGCGAGCTTGACCGCCTCGGCATTGATGTGCCCTCGCAGATGGCAGTGACCGGCTTCGACGATTCACCGGTCCGCCGTTTGTCGCGTCCGCTGCTCACAACCGTCAGCCTGCCGGTGGAGGAACTGGCACGGTATGCTGCCACGCGCTTGCAGGCGGAGATCATCGAGAATGAGGCCCCTGCGGCGCTACTCCGGGTAGCCGGCCATCTGATCCCGGGAGAATCGACCCCATGA
- a CDS encoding sugar phosphate isomerase/epimerase family protein, whose product MSPDRLAIHTFTNKPWSIHECLENYARRGIGGVSIWRETVAGLDLKVVKKHLDDSGLLPVSLVRGGFFTGKDLPSRQAAIESNQAALREAEALGLPMIVLVCGATLGQTPEENLDQIRDGIMALLPQAESAGIKLAIEPLHPMYAGDRSGVASMRDANELAESISHPLVGVALDVFHVWWESGLEAQIRRCADAKRLFAFHVCEFKPDFDHVLLDRGLPGEGVNASVRIAKMVRASGFDGLTEVEIFSRKYWSENQHDFLEKIIASCADL is encoded by the coding sequence ATGAGTCCCGACCGGCTTGCCATCCATACCTTTACGAACAAGCCGTGGTCGATCCACGAGTGCTTGGAGAACTATGCGCGCCGTGGCATCGGCGGTGTATCGATCTGGCGCGAGACGGTGGCGGGCCTGGATTTGAAGGTGGTGAAGAAGCATCTCGACGACAGTGGGCTGCTGCCGGTGAGTCTGGTGCGCGGCGGCTTCTTCACTGGCAAGGATTTGCCGTCGAGGCAGGCCGCGATCGAATCGAACCAGGCTGCCCTGCGTGAAGCGGAGGCGCTTGGTTTGCCGATGATCGTGCTGGTCTGCGGAGCTACCCTCGGCCAGACGCCGGAAGAGAATCTTGATCAGATCCGCGATGGCATCATGGCGCTGTTGCCGCAGGCGGAGAGTGCGGGCATCAAGCTGGCGATCGAGCCGCTGCATCCGATGTATGCCGGGGATCGCTCGGGCGTTGCTTCGATGCGCGATGCAAACGAACTCGCGGAGTCGATCAGTCATCCTTTGGTCGGCGTGGCGCTCGATGTCTTTCACGTCTGGTGGGAAAGCGGGCTAGAAGCTCAGATCCGGCGCTGTGCGGATGCGAAGCGGCTCTTCGCCTTCCATGTCTGCGAATTCAAGCCGGACTTCGATCACGTCCTGCTCGACCGCGGTCTGCCTGGCGAGGGCGTGAATGCATCTGTGCGGATCGCAAAGATGGTCCGTGCCAGCGGCTTCGACGGCCTTACCGAAGTGGAGATTTTCTCCCGCAAATACTGGTCCGAGAACCAGCATGACTTTCTCGAAAAGATCATCGCGAGCTGCGCGGATCTCTAA
- a CDS encoding Gfo/Idh/MocA family protein: MKTRKLGIILNGVTGRMGTNQHLVRSILAIREQGGVVCGDTLVIPDPILTGRNEDKIRGLATKYGVERFTTDLDAALADPYNEIFFDASGTPYRIGFLEKAIAAGKHVYCEKPTAVSFSEALRIAEVAEKAGVKNGAVQDKLWLPGLRKYQLLKEQGFFGKILSVRGEFGYWVFTGEYEGQPIQRPSWNYREEDGGGMIVDMHCHWRYVIDNLFGNVTRVFCKAATHIEERFDESGKPFKCTADDSAYAIFETDTGITCQFNSSWNVRVRRDDLLTLQVDGVKGSAIVGLRKCWAQHESVTPRPVWNPDIDSPINYYDRWTEVPDQLAFDNAFKIQWELFLKHVVNDEPFRWTLREGAKGVQLAELSWESHKKGCWVDVPAIG, encoded by the coding sequence ATGAAGACCCGCAAGCTCGGCATCATCCTCAATGGCGTTACGGGACGCATGGGCACCAACCAGCACCTCGTGCGCTCCATCCTCGCGATCCGCGAGCAGGGCGGCGTGGTCTGCGGTGACACGCTCGTCATCCCTGACCCCATCCTGACCGGGCGCAACGAAGACAAGATCCGCGGCCTCGCGACGAAGTATGGCGTCGAGCGCTTTACCACGGATCTGGATGCCGCCTTGGCCGATCCCTACAACGAGATCTTCTTCGATGCCTCGGGCACGCCGTATCGTATCGGCTTCCTTGAGAAGGCGATCGCCGCGGGCAAGCACGTCTATTGCGAGAAGCCGACGGCCGTTTCTTTCTCCGAGGCGCTGCGCATCGCGGAGGTGGCCGAGAAGGCAGGCGTGAAGAACGGAGCGGTGCAGGACAAGCTCTGGCTGCCTGGTCTGCGGAAATACCAGCTTCTCAAGGAGCAGGGCTTCTTCGGGAAGATCCTCAGTGTGCGCGGCGAGTTCGGCTACTGGGTCTTCACCGGTGAATATGAAGGCCAGCCAATCCAGCGCCCGAGCTGGAACTACCGCGAGGAAGATGGAGGGGGCATGATCGTGGACATGCACTGCCACTGGCGCTACGTGATCGACAATCTCTTCGGGAACGTCACCCGCGTATTCTGCAAGGCGGCTACCCATATCGAGGAACGCTTCGACGAAAGCGGTAAGCCCTTCAAGTGCACCGCAGACGATTCGGCATATGCGATCTTTGAGACCGACACTGGCATCACCTGCCAGTTCAATTCCTCATGGAACGTCCGCGTCCGCCGCGATGACCTGCTGACCCTGCAAGTGGATGGCGTGAAAGGCTCTGCCATTGTCGGCCTGCGCAAATGCTGGGCGCAGCATGAGAGTGTCACGCCGCGGCCGGTGTGGAATCCCGACATCGACAGCCCGATCAACTACTATGACCGTTGGACCGAGGTGCCGGACCAACTCGCCTTCGACAATGCCTTCAAGATCCAGTGGGAACTCTTCCTGAAGCATGTCGTGAATGACGAACCTTTCCGCTGGACCCTCCGCGAAGGCGCGAAGGGTGTGCAGCTCGCGGAACTCAGCTGGGAGTCCCACAAGAAGGGCTGCTGGGTGGACGTGCCCGCTATCGGGTGA
- a CDS encoding PEP-CTERM sorting domain-containing protein (PEP-CTERM proteins occur, often in large numbers, in the proteomes of bacteria that also encode an exosortase, a predicted intramembrane cysteine proteinase. The presence of a PEP-CTERM domain at a protein's C-terminus predicts cleavage within the sorting domain, followed by covalent anchoring to some some component of the (usually Gram-negative) cell surface. Many PEP-CTERM proteins exhibit an unusual sequence composition that includes large numbers of potential glycosylation sites. Expression of one such protein has been shown restore the ability of a bacterium to form floc, a type of biofilm.) has translation MGTIQVTSFGGGSGEFFPTNPESFGGLGYSVTDTTLSNGDTLHLDSAIVFSPHNASAASGGLSGFSITFTLDSGTFAIGDVFGAGSLDYRSGNNRHTYFQPGSSFGGVESGTIPVPADGSASLLPVAGTEGLANGPLYTATGGTSELPLVVSGFGFFRLTENTNSFTTYFTSTGSPQGVALTFAVPEPSGALLGSVGGVMLLLRRRKRSAR, from the coding sequence ATGGGTACCATCCAAGTGACGAGTTTCGGCGGCGGTTCCGGCGAATTCTTCCCGACCAATCCCGAATCTTTTGGGGGCCTCGGCTACTCGGTCACGGATACGACCCTGAGTAATGGCGATACCCTGCATCTGGATTCGGCCATTGTCTTCTCTCCTCACAATGCCAGCGCTGCCAGCGGTGGATTGTCCGGCTTTAGTATTACCTTCACTTTGGATAGCGGGACCTTCGCGATCGGTGATGTCTTTGGCGCTGGAAGCTTGGACTATCGTTCGGGGAATAACCGCCACACCTATTTCCAACCGGGGTCATCCTTTGGCGGTGTCGAATCCGGGACAATTCCCGTTCCAGCGGATGGTAGTGCCTCCTTGCTGCCGGTTGCGGGCACCGAAGGTCTGGCCAATGGGCCGCTTTACACGGCGACAGGTGGAACTTCCGAGTTGCCCTTGGTCGTGTCCGGATTCGGCTTCTTCAGGCTCACGGAGAACACGAACTCTTTCACAACCTATTTCACCAGCACCGGAAGTCCCCAAGGTGTCGCGCTCACATTTGCGGTACCGGAGCCAAGCGGTGCTCTCCTCGGTTCGGTCGGTGGCGTCATGTTGCTCCTTCGTCGCCGCAAGAGATCGGCCCGCTAA
- a CDS encoding PVC-type heme-binding CxxCH protein, which translates to MVRIPRFPLLFLLFPGISLSGPAESYPCENGLVRSLVAREPMFMNPVAVAVDNDGSVYVTETTRRKVADLDIREVTWWIPDDLSHSSIEDKRAFFRKNITSERFRKHPSLKDHNGDGKIDWQDLTVHTEKIHKLADTDQDGVADSATLFAEGFNTEVTGIAAGVLARNGDVYATIAPDVWKLRDSDGDGKADEREAIASGFGVHINYAGHDMHGLIFGPDGKLYWTIGDKGTNVTSGGTRWLYPHEGALLRCNPDGSGFEVFARGLRNVQQIAFDDYGNIFGVDNDSDQSGEKERLLYIVEGSDTGWRCFYQYRAGKYNPWMAERIAFPDGPDRPASILPPLSLYLDGPSGFAHNPGTALNERYRGHFFLTQFPAGKINAFKLEPDGAAYKMTGDHLMASGTPFVGCNFGPDGALYVADWQGGYPLKEKGAVWKIDDPKEAGSEIRKEVAELLKEGTAKASVEDLLTRLGHADQRVRLDAQWELVTRKQWDGLRKIAASDNAAQLARIHALWGLSQGGQFDEVLFATLSSNKDAELRGQAAKWAGECGGKLPASFGPLLADDSARVRFLAAMAVGKAKDKAQLDGVLAMLEKNAGKDAYLQHAGAFALHCAAAGTWQRAASHPSPAVRLAAIVGLRNYFQDALRIQRGSTNQAPSPALRQMAESLLSDADPAVVAEAARALYGEPQVLPLSDALAELLEDQPGSRESALRRSITTNRRIGDEKSLLRIANFAANSSRPLPLRQVALEALASVNSDEPLDPVDGHHDPLKPLKIEPTLAAKIAGLLTPFAQDSQLSKAVAAALDALGVKEDPAQLAKQVLDPGRDPALRIAALRHLNNSKAAEWPQAAEAALKDKLPALRTEAATQLRAQSPEAVLAYIRETGMKSSDLAERQAAVRLLASLRNSKSTLDSLLTDLSAGKLDPAIQLEVIESASAQQLDSVHEVLATLASKEPLEKWSYVLQGGNAATGKRIFEENLAANCTACHRIGEEGSNVGPPLAKIGSKGREHLLKALVDPQGDIAPGYGNMTATKKDGSTVAGAFVEVKDGKLLLALPDGKKLEVPLADIASKTTPISAMPPMGEILKPAELRDLLEFLAGLK; encoded by the coding sequence ATGGTCCGGATCCCGCGTTTCCCGCTCCTCTTCCTCCTCTTTCCCGGAATCTCGCTCTCCGGCCCTGCCGAAAGCTATCCTTGTGAGAACGGCCTCGTCCGCTCCCTCGTGGCGCGCGAGCCGATGTTCATGAATCCCGTCGCCGTGGCGGTGGACAATGATGGTTCGGTCTACGTCACCGAGACCACCCGCCGGAAGGTGGCGGATCTGGATATTCGCGAGGTCACCTGGTGGATTCCGGACGACCTTTCACACAGCTCGATCGAGGACAAGCGGGCCTTCTTCCGGAAGAACATCACCAGCGAGCGCTTCCGGAAGCATCCCTCGCTGAAGGACCACAACGGCGACGGGAAGATCGATTGGCAGGATCTCACCGTCCACACCGAGAAGATCCACAAGCTGGCGGATACCGATCAGGATGGGGTGGCGGACAGCGCCACCCTCTTCGCGGAAGGCTTCAATACCGAGGTCACCGGAATTGCGGCGGGGGTACTGGCGCGGAATGGCGATGTCTACGCAACCATCGCGCCCGATGTCTGGAAGCTTCGTGACAGCGATGGCGATGGAAAAGCCGACGAGCGCGAGGCAATCGCCAGTGGCTTCGGCGTGCACATCAACTACGCGGGCCACGACATGCACGGCCTCATCTTCGGACCGGACGGGAAGCTCTACTGGACCATCGGTGACAAGGGCACGAACGTGACCAGCGGGGGCACCCGTTGGCTCTATCCGCATGAGGGGGCGCTGCTGCGCTGCAATCCGGATGGCAGCGGGTTCGAGGTTTTCGCCCGCGGCCTGCGGAATGTCCAACAGATCGCCTTCGACGATTACGGGAACATTTTCGGCGTGGACAACGACTCGGACCAATCCGGCGAGAAGGAGCGCCTGCTCTACATTGTGGAGGGTTCCGATACCGGTTGGCGCTGCTTCTACCAATACCGCGCGGGGAAATATAATCCGTGGATGGCAGAGCGCATCGCCTTCCCTGATGGCCCGGATCGCCCGGCCTCGATCCTCCCCCCTCTTTCGCTCTACCTCGACGGCCCGAGCGGCTTTGCCCACAATCCCGGGACCGCACTGAACGAGCGCTATCGCGGTCACTTCTTTCTCACCCAATTCCCCGCCGGGAAGATCAATGCCTTCAAGCTGGAGCCGGATGGTGCGGCCTACAAGATGACCGGTGATCACCTGATGGCCAGCGGCACGCCCTTCGTGGGCTGCAACTTCGGGCCCGATGGCGCACTCTACGTGGCGGATTGGCAAGGTGGCTATCCGCTCAAGGAAAAGGGTGCGGTTTGGAAGATCGATGACCCCAAGGAAGCAGGTAGCGAGATCAGAAAGGAAGTCGCTGAGCTGCTGAAGGAAGGCACGGCGAAAGCGAGTGTGGAGGATCTGCTCACGCGACTCGGACACGCCGATCAGCGCGTGCGCCTGGATGCCCAGTGGGAACTTGTCACACGGAAGCAATGGGACGGACTGAGGAAGATCGCGGCTTCGGATAACGCGGCGCAGTTGGCACGGATCCATGCGCTGTGGGGCCTTTCGCAGGGCGGACAGTTCGATGAGGTGTTGTTTGCCACCTTGTCATCTAACAAGGACGCGGAACTCCGCGGACAGGCAGCCAAGTGGGCCGGAGAGTGCGGTGGCAAGTTGCCCGCGAGCTTTGGGCCCTTGCTCGCCGATGATTCCGCGCGCGTTCGTTTCCTCGCGGCGATGGCAGTGGGCAAGGCGAAGGACAAGGCACAGCTCGATGGAGTGCTGGCGATGCTTGAGAAGAACGCCGGGAAGGATGCCTACCTGCAGCATGCAGGGGCTTTCGCGCTTCATTGCGCTGCGGCAGGCACTTGGCAGCGCGCTGCCAGCCATCCATCTCCTGCCGTAAGGCTCGCGGCGATCGTTGGACTTAGAAACTATTTCCAAGACGCCTTGAGAATCCAACGCGGATCCACGAACCAGGCTCCCTCACCCGCTCTGCGCCAAATGGCGGAATCCCTGCTGTCGGATGCAGATCCAGCAGTTGTCGCAGAAGCAGCCCGCGCTCTCTACGGTGAACCGCAGGTCCTGCCGCTCTCCGACGCCTTGGCCGAACTTCTGGAAGATCAGCCCGGCTCCCGTGAATCGGCACTCCGCCGCTCGATCACCACGAACCGTCGGATTGGAGACGAGAAATCCCTGCTCCGGATCGCCAACTTCGCCGCCAATTCCTCACGTCCACTCCCCCTGCGCCAGGTCGCCTTGGAAGCGCTTGCCAGCGTGAACTCGGACGAGCCTCTCGATCCCGTGGATGGCCATCACGACCCGCTCAAGCCATTGAAGATCGAGCCGACGCTGGCGGCGAAGATTGCCGGACTACTCACCCCCTTCGCACAGGATTCGCAGCTCTCGAAGGCCGTCGCCGCGGCACTGGATGCCTTGGGCGTCAAAGAAGATCCTGCCCAACTCGCCAAGCAAGTGCTGGATCCGGGGCGCGATCCGGCGCTTCGCATCGCGGCTCTCCGGCATTTGAACAACAGCAAGGCCGCCGAATGGCCGCAAGCCGCGGAGGCAGCCTTGAAGGACAAGCTTCCCGCCCTGCGCACTGAAGCGGCCACGCAACTCCGGGCCCAATCTCCCGAAGCGGTCCTCGCCTACATCCGGGAGACAGGAATGAAGTCTAGCGACCTTGCGGAACGCCAGGCCGCGGTGCGCCTGCTGGCTTCGCTGCGCAATTCCAAATCCACCCTCGATTCGCTCCTGACCGATCTCTCTGCGGGCAAGCTTGATCCCGCAATCCAGCTGGAGGTCATCGAAAGCGCTTCAGCACAGCAACTCGACAGCGTACATGAAGTCCTAGCGACACTTGCCAGCAAGGAACCGCTGGAGAAATGGAGCTACGTTCTCCAAGGAGGTAACGCTGCTACGGGCAAGCGGATCTTCGAGGAGAACCTCGCCGCCAATTGCACCGCTTGCCATCGCATCGGTGAGGAGGGCTCGAATGTCGGCCCGCCCTTGGCCAAGATCGGCAGCAAGGGTCGGGAACATTTGCTCAAGGCCTTGGTCGATCCACAGGGAGACATCGCCCCGGGCTATGGAAACATGACCGCGACGAAGAAGGATGGCAGCACCGTGGCGGGAGCCTTCGTGGAAGTGAAGGACGGGAAGCTGCTCCTCGCCCTGCCGGATGGCAAGAAGCTGGAGGTGCCGCTGGCTGACATCGCCAGCAAGACCACACCGATCAGCGCGATGCCGCCGATGGGTGAGATCCTCAAGCCCGCGGAACTCCGGGACCTCCTCGAGTTCCTCGCGGGCTTGAAGTGA
- a CDS encoding ABC transporter ATP-binding protein, with protein sequence MIEVRNLTKSFARHQAVRGIDFNVERGEIVGFLGPNGAGKTTTLRMLTGYLPPTSGSATIAGYDIFRQSLEARRCIGYMPENVPLYDDMRVREYLKFRANLKGLSGSDARRRVNEVIETCGLEGVRRKMIKVLSKGYRQRVGLADALVHEPQLLILDEPTNGLDPNQIRQIRDLIKKLSEKHTILLSTHILHEVEMTCGRVIIIDGGQIKAQDTPQNLVAGMRAAGRVHVEVQGDTDVISPALQRLDHVKRVTSEKLAEDWTHYEILVDSGTDARERIHELVSQYGWPMRSLYRKDATLEDVFVELTRRD encoded by the coding sequence ATGATCGAAGTCCGGAACCTGACCAAGAGCTTCGCCCGCCACCAAGCGGTGCGCGGCATCGATTTCAACGTCGAACGGGGCGAAATCGTCGGCTTCCTCGGGCCGAACGGCGCAGGAAAGACAACGACCCTGCGGATGCTCACCGGTTACCTGCCGCCGACCTCCGGGAGCGCCACGATCGCAGGCTACGACATCTTCCGCCAGTCCCTCGAAGCGCGCCGCTGCATCGGCTACATGCCGGAAAACGTGCCACTCTATGACGACATGCGGGTGCGGGAGTACCTGAAATTCCGCGCCAACCTGAAAGGTCTCTCCGGCAGCGACGCCCGACGCCGCGTGAACGAGGTGATCGAGACCTGCGGCCTTGAAGGTGTCCGCCGCAAGATGATCAAGGTGCTCTCCAAGGGCTACCGCCAGCGCGTGGGCTTGGCCGATGCCCTCGTCCACGAGCCGCAGCTCCTGATCTTGGACGAACCGACTAACGGACTGGATCCCAATCAGATCCGCCAGATCCGAGACCTAATCAAGAAGCTCTCCGAGAAGCACACCATCCTGCTTTCCACCCACATCCTCCACGAGGTCGAAATGACCTGCGGCCGGGTCATCATCATCGATGGCGGCCAGATCAAGGCCCAGGACACCCCGCAAAACCTGGTTGCAGGAATGCGCGCCGCCGGTCGGGTGCATGTGGAAGTCCAGGGCGACACCGATGTGATCTCCCCCGCCCTGCAACGGCTGGACCACGTAAAGCGGGTCACCTCTGAAAAGCTGGCCGAAGACTGGACCCACTATGAGATTCTGGTCGATTCCGGCACCGATGCCCGCGAGCGGATCCATGAACTGGTCTCCCAATACGGCTGGCCAATGCGCAGCCTGTATCGAAAGGACGCCACGCTGGAGGATGTGTTCGTCGAGCTGACGCGGCGGGATTGA